The DNA window CTCCTCTAGTTCTCGATATGGCGAGATGAATGAGATTCCTTCTTATTATCTTGAGTTCAAGCTCTGCGTGAAGAAATTCTTTGTTCGGAATAATCGAGCCAGCAGATGCCACTTATAGGACTGACAAATGTAACTATGCCATAAGCACTCCAAGATAGTCTAAAGAAAGTTGGGCATAAAAGAATAGCCAACAATGACATACTCGATATAATTCCACTCCACAAATGGAGTtcgggagggtagagtgtacgcagaccctTTGGAATATGTCTCAAAGTAACCCTTGAAGCATCCAAAGAAAGCTGAAATACAGTTTACTATTATCTAAAAGAACTGGAAAGACCTAATGAAATGGACTTGAGATTTtacaaaaatggaaaaagatgACTCCAACCTTCCAAAAGAATGTTACAATGGAAGCACCAGAAGTAGACATTCTGTGCCAATTTTTCCTACATTTCCACAATTCTAcccaaaaaggaaaaggaaaagaaaaaagtgaaaataagaTATGATCTGATCTTAAATTTTTCATACTCTTcccaaagaaaatgaaaaggataACAGGGAGAGAAAAAGGCAAGCCAAGACAATAATCATTATGATCTTTACTGAACTTAGGTTCTACACTAATATCAACAAAGGCAAATTAAGCTAAAACTATCTATGATGATGTTGATCTCTGGACTCCAACTCCCTTACATTGTGTACAATATCTTGGATCTTCTTGGACAAAGATTGATTGTGCTCCTCAATGTGCTCGAATATCATTTCCAAATGCCTCTTATATGTTGCAGATCGCTTTTTCTCAGCTGCCAGTTGTTGAGATAGCTCCCGGATTTTGTCATGCTCATTCTGCAGGAAGAAGTTGAGAAACCAAAACAAGAGTTAGCTGAAATCGGGTAAAGTTAGTTCTTTGAAGATGAATGTTAGGCATAAGATCTCAGTTTTACATGCATCGACAGAGGAAATCAGTAATTTTAAAACTACTGCTACAAGTGGCAATTGATAAATCGACTAATTTCCCCCACTCCAGTTTATATGATCTAGTTTCTAGTTTAAATGTCTTCACGATGACAATAATATGTACTTTATGACAGATTTACCATCTCCAAgtatttgtagtttttttttttttttttttttgataaccgagaaatccgtctgtgacccgccctttggaccaatcacaaccttctaaactcggtggataatgggcccgcccctctacccttctccacttaaataccaggcttcgctttgcatggtgtggggcttgaacctgcgacctaagccacaaatcctccaccttttgccacttgagctaggccttgggggcccAAGTATTTGTAGTATTAGAGATaatgttttcaaatttgaattcgATACTTCCACTTGATCAGTATTTTAAGTGCATATTACAACCAAAAACACAACGATCATGACTTCTATAAACACTTCTTCTCGCACACCAAAAAAGCCAAAAAGGATTACATTTCTAGGTTCATGTAACATCAATATGAAGGATGACGGAAATTGAAGGATAAGGTGACTCACAAATATATAACCTGTCCACAGACACAAATGAAAACAGATTATGTCATCTTTTATCCACATAACAGAGTGTTAACAGAATAAATTTGCACAAGTAACAAGGCGTCACTTTTACAGAACTACTCCCAAAATGGAAAGATGGACTACCATTTATTAGTATTTGCAATCAAGGAATAATGAGTCCAAACAAAAATAGAAGGATATATCTTGCTGAATTTCTCCCTTTTCCTTTGTAATGATTTTTCTCTTGTCAAATTTCTCTTAAAATTCAATTAGCAATCCACCATAAATGGTAGCTCTGAGAGAACTGCAGGATAATGGTGCTATAAAAGAAAGCAAAATGAGCAAATATTTGCAGTGTGGCAAACGCTATGATGCCTTTTCCCCCAGCAAAATAGAGGTTGCACTTATAGAGGTAAGATATGAATTCCgttgttccttttttgtttaCCACAACATTTTGTTCTCATAACCATAAGTTCCTCGTACCAAAATGGAACTATCCTTTATAACATTTTCCCACAGCATACTAACAGTATAAAGTTTGAAAAGGAGAAGGATAATGTTTAGCTGGTGTTGCCTTTGTGAGGAAAACAGTGAGAAGGTGTGGACTGTAAAAGCACATATTATGTTGACATCCACTTGATATATCCATGAAATCATAAAACACTAgcactaaaaatgaaagaaaataaaaagaaaacatctTATAAAATAATCTTCAGTCACTACTCACtagtattatataaaatatttgaactaataaaaaatagtaatatataaaataattggggGTGCGAAATATAATGATTAGTACATATTGCAAAAATAGTTCTCCTCtaacttcattgaccactaggccacaccctaggtgttttatgactttgcattcaactaaaattgTGTTTACTAATAAAGGACCCTTTGTAGTTTCTCAGGGTAACTGTAGTTTGAATGCTAAAGTGATTTTAGTGAGAGCCAGCCATCTTCCCTCTGTTTCATATCATCATTTGGCTTTTAAATTTAAGTTatagaattaaaatttcttaagcgGCAAATCATTGAAAATCATTTGCCAACATGCCTTGCTATTTGTCTTTTAACACCAGATAAGTAACTCGACAATAGCATTATTAACCacatttttcataatatttgtattcGGCATTTGGTAGTCCTAAACATGATCTCCTTTTTGCCTTCTATACCCTTGAGAATTAATTCATttcatcaaataaataattctaTAATTGGCAAATTtgtaaaaattatgattttctcTAATAATTAGGATTTGAGATCAACTAAGATTTCAGTTTAGAAGAAACTTTTGTTCCCATATGTGTCTCTATTTTGCAATAAGGCACTTGAGGACCTTCGTGGCGCaagatttctttctttattgagCTAGCTAAATGAGTTtaatattcatcattttcataaaCTTCCACTTCtctctttaaattttatttgataactAAAACACATTGATTAAAAACATTTATGTGagttttaaaaatcatttactcATTAAATGAGGTACACATGCAAAGCCAATACCCAGAAACTAGTACATATAACATACATGTTGTTGCCTCCTTAAAAATTCAGGTTCCATCAAACGGTACAAACAAAAGATGTTTAATCAAAGGCAACAAACAATAGGATGATATAGTCTAGAAAATTAAATGACTTCTATGCACAAAAAGAAAGTAGGATACTTTATGTTGCAAGACCTTAATAAAGATAAGGCAGAAAACTAACCGGATATTGATCATAGATCAAGTCCCTACGACCTTTGCCTGGGCACAATGGATGAGAGTGCTCCTTGACAAATTTTGTGACAACCCATTTTCCAGAGCTTATTTTTCTAACTAATATCATTGCTCTGCAACCAACCCTAGTCTCTGCTCGCTGTCGTACAATCTTTTCCCGCTTATCAGGCATTCTAAAACCCTCCTTGTTGCAAACAAGCGCTCGACCAATGGCGGAGCCATCGCGCCTAGATCGCGAAAGCTTGCTAACCCGGATGATAAAACCCACCCTTGTTGCATATGCATTATAAAATGCATGTGCTGCAGCTTCAGATTCAAACTCCAGGCCAACGAAAGGTTCATCTGAAGTTGAATTATTTAGAGATTGTGCTTCTTCTAATAAAAGGTCTTCCCTTTCAGGAAGGTCTTCATCCACCTTGACATCATGCACCTGATGAAGTGCCTCCTCACTGGAACTTCCTCCAATCAAATTTTCATCTACTGTTCTGAGTTCCACAACTGTGCCCTCTTCCTCATCACCACTGACGTGATCATCAACCACAAAGTCCACTGTTGCATCAATTATGTCAGTAATTTGCtaataccataaataacaaCAGATAAAACGGTTATAGAAAAACCAAACGGCCAAGGATGTCCAAATTAGAAAACAGATACCTCACAATTCGAACAGCAGAAACAGATGATGTGGCGGTATCAGACTACAGTTCCCATGCCGACTAACAAGTTACGTAACAAGCTTAAGCTAAAAGAAGGAGAATAAAAGCACCAAGAGGTTGCCATATTTTACAATAGAAGAGCTTACTGTAGATTAATCTATACATAGATGTAAAGAGCTAATAGACTCTATGGGATTTGTAGCATTATTTCCATCATTTAACTTACACCagtaataaaaaatgaatacaatGATATTTTAGTTGATGAAGTGATCTGCTTTTGCCCTCAAAACACTGGTGCAATTTCCCAGATAACTTTTATATCCTTTTCCAGCTTTTTAAAGTATGGACTTGTGAATTATCCATTCAATGccaaaaatgttcaaaaacatGTCCTAAAATTTTGCCGTTATTGtgcaatttataaataaatgttaaaCACTTCTGTTTCCATGATGCACAAGAAGCATCAGGTGCACAAATAAATCCCCCTTTTCTTAGGATTCTCATGGGATATTGGTACTTCCCTTGAAACAATCCAACCAAAGCAATGACACTATGCTgcacttttcaaaattcttctccaaGGACAACCATATTCTCCATTTATGAATAAATTTCATACCTTGATTTAACCTATAAGCCCTTTCTATCATGAGCCATCTCAAAAAGTCTTTCCCGCTGGTCAGCCAGTTGCTACCTTCTAATCTGGTGATAAGCTTAATCAAGTCCTCTAAACTCTCGGGCCTTGGCAATTCATTCTAAATGAGATGCTCCAAACTCTTTCAAGCTCTACAATGAACTATAGTTACATCAGGATGAATCGCCAATCGAAAGATCTCCCAACCAAATATCCTTCCAGAACCTAATTTCTGGCCATCCAAAACCTACAGAAAAGTATGTATTTGAAACTTAGGCAATAAACTTGTAATATATCTCCGCAGTCCATAACCATGTGGAGAACGAACTCGGTTAGTGCACCAGCAATCACTTTTTCCATATTTTGCTGTGATAATTCTTCTCCATAAAGAGTCCTCCTCTTGACTTATATCTCCATAGTCAGCCTTATACGTTAGTTTATCCTATATGGTTTTACTTCTTTTGGATTAAGTTATCCTTGATGAAGATCATTCACTCTTGCAGCAGCAAATCCCCAACTAAACAAATACTCCCTTCTTtatacaacaaaaacaataattatgCCTCAATCCTAAACTAGTTCGGAATTGCCATACAAATCCTCAATATTCATCCCACTCCATCTAGGTCCATTTCACTCCAATACTTGCTAATATGTCCAAAGGCTTCTTAAAAACTAGGAGTTCTCTAAGCATCACAGTTAAAAAGCTAATGGGgctaaaaaaatcatatcttttcaataacttaaataATTGGTAACCAAAAGCATAActgattcaaaattcaaaagacAATTCCAAATTAATACTGTCCCAAACACATAAGAAGCTGTATTTTTCAGCCTAAAACATAAACTCCAGCACTCAGTATAcagagaattaaaaaaaatacccaAATACAGGGGAAACCAATAATCCCCATAGGAAAAAGAACAATCCCCTCAGAAAATCCTGTTCATTACGCAAAAGGGTTTTATTCCCTTTTTAGAGTTCAGCTTCAATACCCAccacaaaaatatttgaaaattttctcccGGACTCAATTCCaacagaaaaaaagaacaaaaagagcaatttttttaatacaaattcaAACTTTCTGTAGATTCCACCAAACAAAGAATCGGAAACGAGAAACTTACTCAAAATCGTACAAATAACGAAATGAATCCACGTTGTGAAGGTTTCGCAGGAACGGACAGAaggtgtggggggggggggggNGGTGgggagagaagagaagagaaagaggGGTTGAGGGTTCAGGCAGTGGCTAAACTATGGCTATTGTGAATATGAGATGTTGAGAATTGATTGGGTTCAACAAGCCATAAGAAGTCAGCTATTTTGGAATCATCCAATGAATGATCGACACGTGTTATACATTTGTGGAGTAGACTGTGCGTTATTATTTCTTCTGGACCCGAGAACGGCTCGGGCTTAAAATGTGGACCGGGTCTTAGCTCTAAGTAGATGTTTGAATAATATTTGTACccaaagcaaaagaaaaattgtttggacaatattttttatttagttttttttttccctcaaaAATTTTACTTGAAAGTGAGATTTTTAAAAAGAGTAAATTTGTGCTTCTATGTGAATTTTAttgtggaaaaaaaatatactttttgacTATTTGTGAGTGAAGAAGTAATACTTTAAATGATGTTTTCCGTTATTTTTAAAtcactataatttttttaaatcacgTCTAAATAAAGTATTGGAACATTTTAAATACGCGCAACGTCAACAATTTCATAAAATGTTTAATGGCTAAAGGTTTATTGTTTAAGTAGGAGTGACTTCAAGCAAGAACTTTGTTGTGAATATAGAAATTGGTCTCATTATATGAACATTCAAAAATTATTAGACAAATAAGAGTAAATAAGCTAGTTCGAGAGAGTGTGATTGAAACAAATGCTCTCGTTGATAATAGagttaataaaattaatgaatactTTATAGAGAAGGAGATGAATAATGTGCGCTAATTACGAGAGATATAGAAAAGTCTATGAAAATTGGTAACATTTGCTATTTGTTGTGGTGTTGTATCTATTATTGAAATTAacattgaatttcataaaaatatggTTACTTTGGTCGATCCAAAGGAcatccaagggtcaacaaaacTTTTTTTATAAGTGATCTAAATAGACATGTAGATAGATATAATGATTATTTCACCTAAtaaagtagaaaatataattatgatatcacgaataaaaaagaaaatataattatgatatcacataataaattaattaattttattctgTCACCTTCATTGAGATTAAAAGATGAAAGCATACTAGATaacatttaaaatttgaaataatcataaaagtcagatttcatcatttttttacaagaaaaataaggCCATTGGTCTAATCGTTTAATATAGACCGGTGATTCAAGTTGTGAATAAAAAAAGTGTAgcaaaagaatatatatataaaaaagttgtATCCAATTAAGATTTAGTTAGGGAGCAAAATAAGGTGATGGGTCCGTTTGCAAAAATAAAGTGTTAaaagaagttattttaaaatattatttcatttttacctCATTTTACTCTGTTTAtactttctttcatttttatcgCACCATCTAATATATATTTAGCGGGATAAATCTTGACCTGCTATTTTCTCTATCTTGTTTACatctttaaaaaagaattgtcATGTCCACACTTGTTCTACCCTATTTTAAAAGttcatttcaaatatatatttaagaataaaatatagtGGCAAATCCCAAGCATAAACTAGCAGAATAAAAACTTGTGGTAGACGTAATTTTGTATAAGaaatcatatattataattatttcaaatatgtAACTAATAGTAAGATATCAAATCAAGCTTGAAATATGTAAGCTTATACTTCAAGTTCCTTataatcttttaataatttatcatgTTCTGCCTCACACTGTTTCATCCCGCTCAATTATCATCTCtaaatttcttatatatttattatgaatCTTTATTTAAATGCTATACAAAGTACTCTTACTAAAACAATATCAATTTCAGCTTATAGTAATAATATGGTGTGATTGTGAACACTGACTACTCATATAATCCACCATTaatattgaaattattattttactttgaaATGGACTTTTAATCCAATATTTCAACTTCACTTAAAGTTCATTACTTACAAAAATTTCATggctaaataattaattttattgattgcTTCATgtttactcttttattttctccttGATTTGCATGCCCCATCACATGCATCCATTAATCAACTACTTCTGGCCCCTCGAGTTACGTCGTATTCATTCATAGTaccaaaacacaaacaaaaaaaacaaaccccccccccccccccccctccccgtGGCGTATAGAATAGAGGTGTATCCAGAATTTTGAAATGATGGGTCTACTGTTATGAAAATGTGGATCTAATCGGTTTGACATTTAGGTTCTCATGATTGAAAacagttaaaattttaaagttataagttgaaatgcttaattaattaggggaaaattacgcggaaaagcaaacatatactagttaattagctaatataactatagtttgaattaattacggcTCGCAGCTTAATTTTAGCTTTAATTATGTCACTTGTcctcttttatacatatacaaattacacacacacacatatatataaaattacatgacatatatatatacaattgtatgacatacatacaaatacaattagcctctctccactctctcaCCTTTCTCGCACGCgtctctctcccaatctcgctcgcctctctcctccctctctcaatctctattgccagatatacaaatacatatgtatatcagttatatatatacaattatgtgACAAATATGCATATACAGTTCGCCTCTCTCCACTCTTTggcctctctcgctcgcctctctcctccctctcccaatctcgctcgcatctctcctccctctcccaatctcgctcgccaaatatacaaatacatatgtacatttgttacatatatacaattatttgacaaatatacatatacaattcgccTCTTTCCACTCTCTTCCctctcttgctcgcctctctcctccctataacatgtagttACAAATCGTAATtgacaaactatagttatggagtgtaattaagctatttttgagtggctatatgcgaaagttccccattaattaaaatgtcaaaagtgCTATCAATAACTACTTAGAGATGTGCTAtccaattttagaaagaaaaataaaacaaaatagatataaaattcaaatttctaacctcattGAGAGGTGCATCCAATTATCGTTGCATTATATGATACATCGAATGTGcatatttatatttaacaaaaaattaaacaatataaTACTACTGTACATGATTTCGGGAGGgaagcatgggttcacgtgaacccggtgaccccctcTTGCGTACGCCTCTGATATAAAACATACTTTTTCTGTCGTGGAAATATTTTAAGTATGAGAATCAAAATACTTAATTTTCGATATGAGTTTGATGATATGGTTAGCATTTCCCATTAAGTTGAAGGCTTTGAGCAGAACAAATATCATTTTAGTGATATCCATTTCGGaaaatacatttatttatttccctTTTATAACTAGTCTTGATTAAGTAGCTAGGTGCAATTATTGAATTTATAATACAGTATTTTACCAATGCCACACTACACCAGTGGCGTGAAAAATAAGTTGACTCTAAAAGGTCCTACTAATTGAATTAAGAAAGCaaattgaatttgaagattAGATCTAAGAAGAATGTTGAATATGTTTTTATTGACAAGTCAATTTTTTCCTGGATGCAAATGCATAAAgtgaattttcttttaagttaatAACTCGTAATTCGGGTTAAATCAAGTATCGTATGATGATgacaatttcaaaataaaaaaagacatgcaggaaattttgatattcaaacCCCTTATTTGGGATTAGATCACTTATTCAATCAACCCGATTAGGCGCCAATATAAAAGAATGTTGAATATACAAGAATAGTTCAATATCATTGGTCTTCAGTTAAATATGGGGGATTCCAAAGTATGACATAACATATGAATATGTATAGAGTAATTCATATTTTTGCTTTAATTTTGAGAAGTTACTACTCTCTTTAAATTTCCATATAttcatgaaaattttcaatGTTAATTTCAGTAAGTAATTAACAGTTCAAAATATCTAAAGGACATACGAAtaaattatattgatttttttatttatttaattcttgaaattcgaactatatcatataaattaagacTTAAGAAGTATTGTTTTTTCCAcatatgaattattattttatttttttaaaaaggtacGGAAATGATTATGCTTAATTGTTATTAGAACAAATTGGTAGTGTTGgacttaaattaattaaaaatgtctGCAAAATAATAATGGAGCAGGTAGAGTTAATTAATTGCTTTATAATTAGAATAAAAGTTGGTTGGATTTGTGTAATtatcaaacaaagaaagaaatagacAAGATTTGGTGAGACACCCTCCCATCTAATGATTTGACTTTGCTTTGCAAACAAATTGCTAGTTTTAATTTCCCTTTCCAACCAATGGGCCAATGTGTTACTTTggttttttaataaaatattcttattactatttaagtaataatattagtattttttaaacCGTCCAATCTTTCTtataattgttatatatatttaacaatagtattagtattttttaaacCGTCCAATCTTTTTCAAATTCGTACACTATGTAGGATCATAAGAGGAAAAAACCCCTACTACtaaatattgtttttattttcgagattcaaatttgaaatatattaattaattgtagtGAGACTTAATTTCATTCGTTCCATCATAACTTTAGTTAATTAACATTTCTTACTTGAGTCCACCTAAtgctaatattttttatacaaatattaaagCAATGTCGTGTCACGttacaattattttaataacatgtgatattaaatatatataattccaGTTGCACTTGTGTACTCTatatatgtgatattttaagccAGAAAATTTTATGTACTTTATATATGtgtataacatttttatttaaattttgaacttgCTAAATAAATAgagctgaaattaaaatttcataaattttaaattcgtCTATATTGTCAATGGTGCATTTTCTTGCTAATTTCTGGAATTGTATAGTTGCAGTGTCAATGTTTTTGAAAGAGAAGTGTAGttaacaatttattatttaatcctataataataattaaaataaattaacagaCAAGGGGCTGCTCTGTTGGTTTCATAAGAAGACTCCATTCACCCACAAATTACAATCATATGATGAGATTCACGTGGATTAGACGTTGAGTATAAATGGGTCATCTAATTTGCGGATAAAATTATTTcacaatataattataaaagataagataaaataatatcaaactGAATAGGATAAAGTAGAATATTGAATaagataaagtgaaatatctaaaataagattaagattaaatttatattctgATTAGTCAAAGCTACTTCAACtagataaaatataattctaGTTCGAAACTTAATACATAGGATATGCCACATTATATCACATACCAAAGGATAATAATATtgttaaatgaataaaatagcaAAAGCCtttaattactattttataagAAATACGATAGATAATTTGAGATGAATAGAGATATTAACCAATAAAATCCAAAACTTaacaatttatcatttattaatattaaaaaaaatattgcattgATACAAGTGGGCATTATTTAAATAAGATATTGAAACAAGTGGAAATTTTTTAAAACGAAAAACTATGGGTTGCTATCAGCCTACCAAAACAGAATCTTTGAAAACCACTCGTGgccttaataatattttttcacttgatatttatttatttaacaataattttcttttcttgaatttcaactcttagtttttatttgtttggcATTGTGGGCGGTGCTtgaaaattattgttatatcaaataaaaaataaaaaaatatagataacgtttttaataatcaaaattttagcATGGTTAAGGGCATTCGAGATGAAGATTAAAATTAATGTCAATTTTTATTAGTTAGCGACTTATTAGTGCTAGTCCATATATAAACCCTTGGattaaacatcaataaaatACACCAAAAAACATACTTTATATTACTTCACATCAATTACATTAATTAAGTTTCATACGTTGAACTTgtcataattaaattattggAGATAAGGATAAACAAAATTGAACCTAACTTTATAATTAAATCTGAACCAATCTGATTTATGTACACCCTTAATTAGAgataattatataaagtaattgaattagattttgacatattttgttgggataagggtctgaaaaatatcccaattttggtcggatttgttgttgcgatactaaactttcataaggacctattacctctctaggttatttaataccgtattttttaccccctgaactatttaatagtgtNTCCCAattttggtcggatttgctgttgcgatactaaactttcataaggacctattacctctctAGGTTATTTAATaacgtattttttaccccctgaactatttaatagtgtattttaaaggtatatatgtgctcacgtggacacattactatttataattttgcattattttttatgtccacgtggagaaatatatatatttaaaata is part of the Solanum stenotomum isolate F172 chromosome 8, ASM1918654v1, whole genome shotgun sequence genome and encodes:
- the LOC125874105 gene encoding protein FAR1-RELATED SEQUENCE 5, which codes for MDFVVDDHVSGDEEEGTVVELRTVDENLIGGSSSEEALHQVHDVKVDEDLPEREDLLLEEAQSLNNSTSDEPFVGLEFESEAAAHAFYNAYATRVGFIIRVSKLSRSRRDGSAIGRALVCNKEGFRMPDKREKIVRQRAETRVGCRAMILVRKISSGKWVVTKFVKEHSHPLCPGKGRRDLIYDQYPNEHDKIRELSQQLAAEKKRSATYKRHLEMIFEHIEEHNQSLSKKIQDIVHNVRELESRDQHHHR